A single Biomphalaria glabrata chromosome 2, xgBioGlab47.1, whole genome shotgun sequence DNA region contains:
- the LOC129924425 gene encoding uncharacterized protein LOC129924425: MTRLEPLEKRFAHFLELAEEYKELRILEKTYFEDEAIKLEKKLKSSAHSVQDEELLASQVSNLDKREGMLNKEIAQREQILKEMSKELEVLKQEEKENTPLPKERYLVNLYRDISRVKYHANPGPNELKGFICTESGQVKTFCFDKLKQSEFFIANSLWAMGDEENW, translated from the exons ATGACAAGACTGGAACCTCTGGAGAAGAGGTTTGCTCATTTTCTAGAGTTGGCGGAAGAATACAAGGAATTGAGAATACTAGAAAAAACCTATTTTGAAGATGAAGCAATCA AGTTGGAAAAGAAACTCAAATCATCTGCTCACTCTGTCCAAGATGAGGAACTTCTTGCATCCCAAGTGTCCAACTTGGACAAACGGGAAGGCATGCTTAACAAAGAGATTGCCCAGCGAGAACAGATTCTCAAGGAAATGTCCAAAGAGCTTGAGGTGTTGAAACAAGAGGAGAAAGAAAATACTCCACTACCTAAGGAAAG GTATCTAGTGAATCTGTACAGAGACATCTCAAGGGTCAAGTATCATGCCAACCCTGGTCCCAACGAACTCAAAGGCT TTATCTGCACAGAGTCGGGTCAGGTGAAGACGTTTTGTTTCGACAAATTAAAACAGTCTGAGTTTTTCATCGCCAACAGCCTGTGGGCAATGGGAGATGAGGAAAACTGGTGA